From the genome of Fundulus heteroclitus isolate FHET01 chromosome 7, MU-UCD_Fhet_4.1, whole genome shotgun sequence, one region includes:
- the LOC105940244 gene encoding olfactory receptor 51E1-like has translation MKNNSSHSSYFHLALFTDMGSLRYLYFSLCFLIYLLINCANVAIILTVCLERSLHQPMYVFICCLSFNSLRGAAGFFPRFLSDLLSDTHFISRLSCFVQVFVLYMYATGEMAILGIMAYDRFVAVCQPLRYRSKMTFRTVLRLIVLAELYPAFICSCCISLTIRLPLCGIKVQRLFCTNWPLVRLSCVDTGVNNIAGLLAMVATIFIPLLFVLYSYLRILLVSRRSSHELRGKALQTCLPHIVTCVNYSVCFVGELLLNRLRDDEINPLIVVALSLEFLIIPPIVNPLVYGLKLPQIRTVVFRYFSKIFKRLNRGNG, from the coding sequence atgaagaacaacagcagccaCAGCTCTTATTTTCACTTAGCCCTTTTTACAGATATGGGCAGTTTAAGATATCTGTACTTCAGCCTGTGTTTTCTCATCTACCTGCTCATAAACTGTGCTAATGTTGCCATTATCCTGACGGTGTGCCTGGAGAGGTCCCTGCATCAGCCCATGTATGTTTTCATTTGCTGCCTGTCCTTTAACTCCCTGCGCGGTGCGGCCGGCTTCTTCCCCAGGTTTTTATCTGACCTCCTGTCCGACACTCATTTCATATCCCGCCTGTCTTGCTTTGTCCAGGTGTTTGTGTTGTACATGTATGCCACCGGCGAAATGGCCATTCTCGGCATCATGGCCTATGATAGGTTCGTAGCTGTCTGCCAGCCTTTACGCTATCGCAGCAAAATGACATTCAGGACGGTGCTGAGGCTCATTGTCCTGGCCGAGCTCTACCCCGCCTTcatctgcagctgctgcatctCCCTGACGATCCGCCTGCCGCTGTGTGGGATCAAGGTGCAGAGGTTATTCTGCACCAACTGGCCTCTTGTCCGGCTGTCCTGCGTGGACACGGGTGTGAACAACATAGCAGGTCTGCTAGCGATGGTGGCAACCATCTTCATTCCCCTGCTGTTTGTCCTTTACAGCTACCTGCGGATTCTGCTCGTCTCCAGGAGGAGCTCTCATGAGCTGAGGGGGAAGGCGCTGCAGACCTGCTTGCCCCACATTGTGACGTGTGTCAACTATTCGGTTTGCTTTGTTGGGGAACTTTTACTGAATCGCTTGAGAGACGATGAAATTAATCCGCTTATCGTTGTTGCTCTGTCTCTGGAGTTTTTAATCATCCCCCCGATTGTTAACCCCCTGGTCTATGGGCTGAAGCTGCCTCAGATCAGGACGGTGGTGTTCAGATATTTTTCTAAGATTTTTAAGAGGTTAAACAGAGGGAATGGATAG
- the LOC105940246 gene encoding olfactory receptor 6N2-like: MEPRFNITYIILGGYVELQRYRYMYFLIMLTAYLLIICFNTSIVCLIIVHKNLHEPMYAFIAALLFNSILFSTNIYPKLFIDFLSERQIISYQACLFQIFAFYSLSGSEFLLLAAMSYDRYVSICKPLQYPTIMTKTAVSVLVVLAWLIPACQVSVSVILSSNRTLCTYTLKGIFCNNAIHNLYCVNSVTLSVYGVVVLLNVGIFPVLFIIFTYTRIMAIVFQSCGEVRRKAAHTCLPHLLVLLNYSVLITYDVVIVKLESDVPKSARLLMTLQIIIYNPLCNPLIYGLKMEAISKHLKRLFCQTKWN; encoded by the coding sequence atggaaCCCAGGTTTAACATAACCTACATAATTCTTGGAGGCTATGTAGAACTACAAAGGTACAGATACATGTATTTTCTGATTATGTTAACTGCATATCTTctaataatttgttttaatactTCTATTGTTTGCCTCATTATTGTTCACAAAAACCTCCATGAGCCTATGTATGCTTTTATTGCTGCTTTGCTATTCAACTCTATTCTTTTCAGCACTAACATTTACCCCAAGCTTTTCATAGACTTTTTATCAGAAAGGCAGATCATATCTTATCAAGCTTGTCTCTTTCAGATCTTTGCATTCTATTCTTTAAGTGGTTCAGAATTCCTACTGCTGGCAGCCATGTCTTATGACAGATATGTGTCTATATGCAAACCTCTGCAGTATCCAACTATCATGACTAAAACTGCTGTAAGTGTTTTGGTAGTTTTGGCTTGGCTTATACCTGCCTGTCAAGTTTCAGTGTCTGTAATATTGAGTTCCAATAGAACACTCTGCACTTATActttaaaagggattttttgtAACAATGCAATCCACAATCTCTACTGTGTGAATTCAGTGACACTGTCTGTTTATGGGGTAGTTGTTCTATTAAATGTTGGTATATTTCCCGtgcttttcataatttttacatACACAAGAATAATGGCGATAGTTTTTCAGAGCTGTGGAGAGGTCAGACGTAAAGCTGCACACACTTGTTTGCCTCACCTGCTGGTCTTATTAAACTACTCTGTTCTGATTACGTATGATGTTGTTATAGTTAAGTTGGAATCAGATGTTCCGAAAAGTGCACGACTTTTAATGACACttcaaataattatatataatcCTCTCTGTAATCCCCTGATATATGGACTAAAAATGGAAGCGATTTCTAAACATCTCAAAAGGTTGTTTTGTCAAACAAAATGGAActga
- the LOC105940245 gene encoding olfactory receptor 10AG1 produces MGDALNVTYLTFDGHVEVTKYRYVYFCILCTVYILIICTNCTIVYLIWNHKNLHEPMYVFIAALLLNAVVFSTVIYPKLLIDFLSQEQIISYPACLFQFHLFYSLGGSEFLLLAAMAYDRYVSICKPLQYPTIMNKTTVCVFLILAWFVPACQLAVPTGFSAKEKLCRFVLKGIFCNNSLYKLQCVLSQARVIRDMIILVNVALFPVLFIIFTYTRILLITYKSSREVKRKAAQTCLPHLIVLINFFSLCAYDVIIVGLEPDFPKIVHLIMTLQVILYHPLFNPIMYGLKMKEISKHLKKLFC; encoded by the coding sequence ATGGGTGATGCTTTAAATGTTACATATTTGACCTTTGATGGACATGTGGAAGTCACGAAATACAGATATGTTTACTTTTGCATTTTATGTACTGTCTATATTCTAATAATCTGCACTAATTGTACTATTGTGTACCTTATCTGGAACCACAAAAATCTCCACGAGCCTATGTACGTTTTTATAGCGGCCTTgttacttaatgctgtggtttTCAGTACTGTCATCTACCCGAAGCTTCTGATTGACTTTTTATCTCAAGAACAAATCATATCTTATCCAGCTTGTCTGTTCCAGTTTCACTTATTTTACTCTTTGGGTGGTTCAGAGTTTTTACTGTTGGCAGCTATGGCTTATGACAGGTATGTGTCTATATGTAAACCTCTGCAATATCCAACAATTATGAATAAAACCACAGTGtgtgttttcttgattttagcATGGTTTGTGCCTGCGTGTCAGCTTGCAGTGCCGACTGGATTTAGTGCCAAGGAAAAACTCTGTAGGTTTGTTTTAAAGGGGATTTTCTGCAATAATTCACTATACAAACTGCAGTGTGTTCTCTCCCAGGCACGTGTTATACGTGATATGATCATACTGGTCAATGTTGCTCTCTTTCCTGTGCTGTTCATCATTTTCACCTACACCAGGATACTTCTAATAACATACAAAAGTAGTAGAGAAGTGAAGAGAAAAGCTGCACAGACCTGTTTACCTCACTTGATTGTACTGATCAACTTTTTCAGTTTGTGTGCTTATGACGTCATTATAGTGGGATTAGAACCAGATTTTCCAAAGATTGTACATTTGATCATGACTTTGCAAGTGATTCTGTACCACCCTCTGTTTAACCCCATTATGTATGGACTGAAAATGAAAGAGATCTCTAAACACCTCAAGAAGCTCTTCTGCTGA
- the LOC118563604 gene encoding olfactory receptor 6N2-like → MMKTYIILGGYVELQMYRYMYLLIMLTAYLLIICFNTYIICLIIVHKNLHEPMYVFIAALLFNSILFSTNIYPKLFIDFLSERQIISYQACLFQIFAFYSLSGSEFLLLAAMSYDRYVSICKPLQYPSIMTKTTVSVLVVLAWLIPACQVSVAVILGSNRKLCNYTLKGIFCNNAGHNLYCVNSVTLSVYGVVVLLNVGIFPMLFIIFTYTRIMVIIYQSCGEVRRKAAHTCLPHLLVLLNYSVLFTYDVVIVKLESDVPKTARLLMTLQIIIYNPLFNPLIYGLKMEAISKHLKRLFCQTKWN, encoded by the coding sequence atgatgaaaacCTACATAATTCTTGGAGGCTATGTAGAACTACAAATGTACAGATACATGTATTTGCTGATTATGTTAACTGCATATCTTCTAATAATTTGTTTCAACACTTATATTATTTGTCTCATTATTGTTCACAAAAACCTCCATGAGcctatgtatgtttttattgctgcttTGCTATTTAACTCTATTCTTTTCAGCACTAACATTTACCCCAAGCTTTTCATAGACTTTTTATCAGAAAGGCAGATCATATCTTATCAAGCTTGTCTCTTTCAGATCTTTGCATTCTATTCTTTAAGTGGTTCAGAATTCCTACTGCTGGCAGCCATGTCTTATGACAGATATGTGTCTATATGCAAACCTCTGCAGTATCCATCCATCATGACTAAAACTACTGTAAGTGTTTTGGTAGTTTTGGCTTGGCTTATACCTGCCTGTCAAGTTTCAGTGGCGGTTATATTGGGTTCCAATAGAAAACTCTGCAATTATActttaaaagggattttttgtAACAATGCAGGCCACAATCTCTACTGTGTGAATTCAGTGACACTGTCTGTTTATGGGGTAGTTGTTCTATTAAATGTTGGTATATTTCCCAtgcttttcataatttttacatATACAAGAATAATGGTGATAATTTATCAGAGCTGTGGAGAAGTCAGGCGTAAAGCTGCACACACTTGTTTGCCTCACCTGCTGGTCTTATTAAactattctgttctgtttacGTATGATGTTGTTATAGTAAAGTTGGAATCAGATGTTCCGAAAACTGCACGACTTTTAATGACACttcaaataattatatataatcCTCTCTTTAATCCCCTGATATATGGACTAAAAATGGAAGCGATTTCTAAACATCTCAAAAGGTTGTTTTGTCAAACAAAATGGAACTGA